A region of the Microcystis aeruginosa FD4 genome:
TTATCGCCTTGGGTTTAGTGGAATCCGTGGCTAATTATCGCCCCCGTAAGCGTTTGTACTAAGTAGTCGTGCAAAATTAGAAATCCTCAATGCTCAGGAGCAGATGAACAATCCGCAGTCTTGTGAATATTCGATTCTGACGACTAAACCAGAATTAGTCGCCACTTAAGAGAGACAAAAAGAAATTTAAATACAGGAATTTCCCCCTGATATGAAAGAATCGCCTAAAGTTGTTTTATTGTTGACCCATAGCGGCGATTTTTTCACGATTGACCGTGTGGCTGAGGCGATAGAAAAAAAAGGAGCCATACCTTTTCGCTTAGATACCGATAAATTTCCCTTAGAGGTTCAACTAACAGCCCAATTTAATGGTAAAAAAAGTTCTTATCAATTAACCTATAACCATCAATCTATTGATAGTGAACAGGTGCAATCTGTTTGGACAAGACGTATTTGGCAACCTGAACTAACAGAGGATTTAGATCCTCAGTTTCGGGAGGCTTGTGTGCGAGAATCCCAGACGACTTTGGCTGGTTTTTGGGATAGTTTAAGGTCAGCGCGTTGGTTAGATAATTTAGCGCAAATTGAGAAGGCTAAAAATAAGTTATTACAACTTCGTTTGGCCTCAGAAGTTGGCTTGATTATTCCCCCCACTTTAGTGACCAATAATCCTGATGCTGCCCGGGAGTTTTTTTCCCAGGTTCAGGGACGAATGGTGAGTAAATTGTTAACTGCGATCGCCCACAGTATGGAGTCGCCGGAATTTTTTCTTTATACCAGTAGGGTGAAAGCAGAAGACCTTGAGGAAGCGGAATCTTTACGTTATTGTCCTATGGTTTTTCAAGCGGAAATTCCTAAACAATTAGAATTGAGAATTGTCGTGGTTAATGGACAAACATTTGTGGGTGCTTTAGATTCTTCTCAGTATAATCATTCAGCCGTAGATTGGCGAAGACCGGGTATTAATCCAGGTGCTTGGCAACATCATACTTTACCCGATTCACTATTGCAGCAACTTCAGATTTTTATGGCTAATTTAGGGTTGAATTTTGGCGCGTTTGATTTTATCTTAACTCCAGGGGGAGAATACGTTTTTTTAGAAGTTAATCCTGTCGGTGAGTGGGGAATGTTAGAACGGGATTTAGATTTACCTATTTCTCAGGCGATCGCTGATTTTTTAGTCTTCGATTGATCGGCAAAGCTGGCGCACAAAAAATTGTTAATCCTACGTTTTCAAGGAGATTTATGACCGTTTTAATTGTTACTTTTAGCCGCGATAATGAAAGTATTCCTCTGGTAATCAAAGCCATAGAAACGATGGGTAAAAAAGCC
Encoded here:
- a CDS encoding MvdC family ATP-grasp ribosomal peptide maturase — encoded protein: MKESPKVVLLLTHSGDFFTIDRVAEAIEKKGAIPFRLDTDKFPLEVQLTAQFNGKKSSYQLTYNHQSIDSEQVQSVWTRRIWQPELTEDLDPQFREACVRESQTTLAGFWDSLRSARWLDNLAQIEKAKNKLLQLRLASEVGLIIPPTLVTNNPDAAREFFSQVQGRMVSKLLTAIAHSMESPEFFLYTSRVKAEDLEEAESLRYCPMVFQAEIPKQLELRIVVVNGQTFVGALDSSQYNHSAVDWRRPGINPGAWQHHTLPDSLLQQLQIFMANLGLNFGAFDFILTPGGEYVFLEVNPVGEWGMLERDLDLPISQAIADFLVFD